In one Phyllostomus discolor isolate MPI-MPIP mPhyDis1 chromosome 8, mPhyDis1.pri.v3, whole genome shotgun sequence genomic region, the following are encoded:
- the C8H4orf33 gene encoding UPF0462 protein C4orf33 homolog, with protein sequence MDFRVAHTWDGSPVGHEPARVGLEPGRGGVLLQVSAPFFNDPPAPPGAPGKPFSGLWDYEVVEAFFLNDITEQYLEVELCPHGQHLVLLLSGRRNVWKQELALSFKASRGETTWEGTACIPWSYFPPNVTKFNAFAIHGSKDKRSYEALYPVPRHELQPGQKPDFHRLEYFKPFSFNTLLGEEWKQPESDLWLTEKPDL encoded by the exons ATGGATTTCAGAGTTGCACACACCTGGGACGGCTCCCCAGTGGGCCACGAGCCCGCGCGCGTCGGGCTGGAGCCGGGGCGCGGAGGGGTGCTCCTGCAGGTCAGCGCTCCGTTTTTCAACGACCCTCCGGCCCCACCCGGAGCGCCCGGGAAGCCTTTCAGCGGACTGTGGGATTATGAAG ttGTGGAAGCATTTTTCTTGAATGACATTACGGAACAATATTTAGAAGTTGAACTTTGCCC CCATGGACAGCATTTGGTGCTTCTATTATCTGGAAGAAGAAATGTGtggaaa CAAGAACTTGCTCTATCATTCAAAGCGTCCAGGGGAGAGACCACCTGGGAGGGCACAGCCTGTATTCCTTGGAGTTATTTTCCACCAAATGTGACAAAATTCAATGCATTTGCAATTCATGGATCAAAGGATAAAAGAAGTTATGAAGCTCTTTACCCTGTGCCTCGGCATGAACTGCAACCCGGACAAAAACCTGACTT cCACCGTCTGGAATACTTCAAGCCTTTCAGTTTTAACACACTGCTTGGAGAAGAGTGGAAACAACCAGAATCTGACCTGTGGCTAACAGAGAAGCCTGATTTGTAG